In Dyadobacter subterraneus, a single genomic region encodes these proteins:
- a CDS encoding NAD(P)-dependent oxidoreductase, which produces MKIAIIGASAGIGLAAVNQALERGHQVSALSRNTESIPDHKFLTKINGSATSVSDLKKVIQDVDSILVTIGTKDKKNTTLFSETARALIEAIRETNPDIPVLIITGFGAGESKNYLNLFMKLVIRFFLKDQYVDKTLMEQMITQSNLKWEIIRPGMLTDGKRTNRYQIKTKLERDIKIGKIARADVADFLLNQAENPGLLYQFPALTS; this is translated from the coding sequence ATGAAAATCGCAATCATCGGTGCATCCGCCGGAATTGGGCTCGCTGCTGTAAATCAAGCTTTGGAACGAGGGCATCAGGTAAGCGCTCTTTCTAGAAATACCGAATCGATTCCTGATCATAAGTTTCTTACCAAAATAAATGGAAGTGCAACTTCGGTGTCAGATCTGAAAAAAGTTATTCAGGATGTAGATTCCATTCTGGTAACGATTGGGACAAAAGATAAGAAAAACACAACTTTATTTTCGGAAACGGCAAGGGCTCTTATTGAAGCAATTCGGGAAACAAATCCGGATATACCTGTTTTAATCATTACAGGTTTTGGGGCAGGGGAAAGCAAAAATTATCTGAATCTTTTCATGAAACTGGTAATCAGGTTTTTTCTGAAAGATCAGTATGTTGATAAAACGTTAATGGAGCAAATGATAACCCAAAGTAATTTAAAATGGGAAATTATAAGGCCAGGTATGCTGACCGATGGAAAGCGGACTAATCGTTATCAGATTAAAACGAAACTAGAAAGGGATATAAAAATCGGTAAAATAGCAAGGGCTGATGTAGCGGATTTTCTGCTGAACCAGGCTGAGAATCCTGGTTTGCTTTATCAGTTTCCTGCCTTAACG
- a CDS encoding inositol monophosphatase family protein, translating to MQKEIDIPLIINAVKKTGDLFLPDFRKTAIPNTREDSLIQLNHIEERCLTLLQENLSDAFPDTPWLGDEFDFEEQQKPLGLPEYWLCDTMDGAVQYMQHIVGWTINLVLVRDGRPYFAVIYDPYAQEMFWAVEGGGAFLNGNKINPSAKTDATVTLAVFEYAYQYKKVEGLNKKIGNAVTDLLENFGVVRNYGPCGLQLAYVGVGRIDFFYQPDLDTYNWLAGILIAKEAGAEILTADGRSWTWGEDSLLVATPGVGQKFCVAKSETQLTQ from the coding sequence ATGCAAAAAGAAATCGATATTCCTCTCATAATTAACGCTGTGAAAAAGACAGGCGATTTATTCCTTCCTGATTTCAGAAAAACTGCCATACCAAATACAAGGGAAGATTCACTTATTCAGCTCAACCATATTGAAGAACGCTGTCTTACTTTGCTGCAAGAAAATTTATCGGATGCTTTCCCGGACACGCCGTGGCTAGGCGACGAATTTGATTTTGAAGAACAGCAAAAGCCACTTGGTTTGCCGGAATATTGGTTGTGTGATACCATGGATGGAGCCGTTCAGTATATGCAGCACATTGTAGGCTGGACAATAAATCTGGTTTTGGTGCGTGATGGACGACCTTATTTTGCAGTTATTTACGATCCTTATGCGCAGGAAATGTTTTGGGCGGTGGAAGGCGGAGGCGCTTTTCTCAATGGAAATAAAATTAATCCCTCCGCCAAAACTGACGCAACCGTAACGCTTGCAGTTTTTGAATATGCTTACCAATACAAAAAAGTGGAAGGCCTGAATAAAAAAATAGGCAATGCGGTGACTGACCTTCTTGAAAATTTCGGTGTTGTCAGAAATTATGGTCCTTGCGGTTTGCAGCTTGCCTATGTAGGTGTAGGCAGAATCGATTTTTTCTATCAGCCTGATCTTGACACTTATAACTGGCTTGCCGGAATTTTGATTGCAAAAGAAGCAGGAGCAGAAATTTTAACGGCAGATGGCCGCTCATGGACGTGGGGAGAAGATAGCCTTTTGGTTGCGACACCCGGAGTAGGCCAAAAGTTTTGTGTTGCCAAATCTGAAACGCAGCTTACTCAATAA
- a CDS encoding AraC family transcriptional regulator: MKSQKQSISQFELSPLAKAGVFVINMQKSGQKEHHDTITPHRDAHYLFMFATDGRFKLNLDFEELSVEAPAMLFVFPGQVHNVVEVNEPQGWAVSFDPSLIDNGFQLVLEQGFKGPVLLDKQTPFFHQMIILLNLIEKIQTSPADNYTGQTTHSLLAALLSLIAGRIEAVSKDQKTKESRSDIIAREFNRLLKQNYKSWKQPSQYAAEIAVSVSHLNDTVKEITGTSVSMHIQQHSIMEAKRLLYFTDKSVKEIGYALGYDEPVYFNKLFKKVTRLTPQQFRLKFRD; the protein is encoded by the coding sequence GTGAAGAGCCAGAAACAAAGTATTAGTCAGTTTGAACTTTCTCCATTGGCGAAGGCGGGGGTTTTTGTGATTAATATGCAAAAGTCAGGACAGAAGGAACATCACGATACGATCACGCCGCATCGTGATGCGCACTACCTTTTTATGTTTGCTACTGATGGCCGCTTTAAGTTAAACCTTGATTTTGAAGAACTTTCGGTTGAAGCTCCGGCCATGCTTTTTGTATTTCCCGGTCAGGTTCATAATGTGGTTGAAGTAAATGAGCCGCAGGGGTGGGCAGTAAGTTTTGATCCGTCCCTGATTGATAATGGTTTTCAACTTGTTTTGGAGCAGGGATTTAAAGGGCCGGTGTTACTTGATAAACAAACCCCATTTTTTCATCAAATGATTATTTTGCTGAATCTGATTGAAAAAATTCAGACGAGTCCAGCTGACAATTATACCGGACAGACGACACATTCCCTATTAGCAGCTTTGCTAAGTTTGATTGCCGGAAGAATTGAAGCAGTTTCAAAAGATCAAAAAACAAAAGAAAGCCGGAGCGATATTATCGCACGGGAATTCAACCGGCTGTTGAAACAAAATTATAAATCATGGAAACAGCCTTCACAATATGCGGCAGAAATTGCTGTTTCTGTTTCTCATCTTAACGACACAGTCAAGGAAATCACGGGCACTTCGGTTTCCATGCATATCCAACAGCATTCTATAATGGAAGCAAAGCGTTTGTTGTACTTTACCGATAAAAGCGTAAAAGAAATTGGTTACGCACTGGGATATGATGAACCGGTTTATTTTAACAAACTTTTCAAAAAAGTGACCAGATTGACACCACAACAATTTCGTCTTAAATTCCGCGATTAG
- a CDS encoding MFS transporter — protein MKKRYQVLFALSLLSVITFLDRIAISVASPKIMTDLGLSKEQLGWILGIFALAYGGFEIPTGLMGDRLGAKKVLIRVVLWWSAFTVLTGFATGFGMLLITRFLFGIGEAGAYPNSSIVLSKWFPAIERARGQAWIWSASRVGGALTPFLVIPIQNHFGWRVSFFFLGILGLLWVIFWKFWFKEEPSEMKGISEHELKNILTKRNLPQGHHKFSWAIFKNTNLLLLMAMYFCYASGAFFFQAWLPTYLQKGRGLDDQEMSFITSFSFVLGAVGCLSGGFVCDFLVKKIGPRWGRAAVALTGLGLSGIFMMISVFVNDNTAATILLSAGLGLMDFTIPASWSTAMDIGGKNAGTITGAMNTAGLFGSTLNTIGFGYLVTAFGNNYHAPVVLLAILLIIGALLWLKIDATQRITFEVLEEKS, from the coding sequence ATGAAAAAACGTTACCAGGTACTTTTTGCGCTTTCACTTCTTTCTGTAATCACCTTTCTGGATCGTATTGCCATCAGTGTTGCCAGTCCCAAAATCATGACCGATCTGGGACTTAGCAAGGAGCAGTTGGGCTGGATTCTTGGAATTTTCGCTTTGGCATATGGTGGTTTTGAGATTCCGACAGGCTTGATGGGCGACCGGCTTGGAGCCAAAAAAGTATTGATACGGGTAGTATTATGGTGGTCAGCTTTTACAGTGCTGACTGGTTTTGCGACAGGTTTTGGTATGCTGCTGATCACGCGATTTCTCTTTGGAATCGGAGAAGCGGGCGCCTACCCCAATTCTTCAATCGTTCTTTCAAAATGGTTTCCCGCTATTGAAAGAGCACGTGGACAAGCCTGGATATGGTCGGCAAGCCGTGTTGGTGGCGCGCTGACACCTTTTTTAGTAATCCCGATCCAGAATCATTTTGGATGGAGGGTAAGTTTTTTCTTCCTTGGTATACTCGGATTGTTATGGGTAATTTTTTGGAAATTCTGGTTTAAGGAGGAACCTTCCGAAATGAAAGGTATCAGTGAACACGAATTAAAAAATATTCTTACCAAACGAAATCTTCCACAGGGACATCACAAATTTTCGTGGGCGATTTTCAAAAACACCAATTTACTGCTTCTGATGGCGATGTACTTTTGCTACGCCTCCGGAGCTTTTTTCTTTCAGGCCTGGCTCCCAACTTATCTGCAAAAAGGCCGCGGACTTGATGATCAGGAAATGTCTTTTATCACTTCTTTTTCATTTGTTTTAGGCGCAGTTGGTTGTCTTTCCGGTGGTTTTGTCTGTGATTTTTTGGTCAAAAAGATTGGTCCGAGATGGGGACGCGCAGCAGTAGCACTTACCGGGCTTGGGTTGTCAGGAATATTCATGATGATCTCCGTTTTTGTCAACGACAATACCGCCGCAACGATTCTGCTATCAGCTGGCCTCGGACTTATGGATTTTACAATTCCTGCATCCTGGTCGACGGCCATGGATATTGGTGGAAAAAATGCAGGAACCATTACCGGCGCCATGAACACTGCCGGCCTTTTCGGAAGTACTCTGAATACCATTGGATTTGGTTATCTGGTTACTGCATTTGGTAATAATTACCACGCTCCTGTTGTTCTTTTGGCGATTCTCCTGATCATTGGCGCGCTGCTTTGGCTAAAAATTGATGCTACACAAAGGATTACGTTTGAGGTTTTGGAGGAGAAATCTTAA